The genomic window TGCTCTTCTATAGGATGACGAAGGTTTTTATCTTTATTTATGCTGTAGCAATTATTTCTACCTTCTTTGGTAACTTTTAGATAGGCAGTCTCAGTTAGGTCACCTAGAATATTTAGGACAGCTCTTTCAGTGATCCCAACCTTGATAGCCATATCTCTAATAGTAATTTTGGGATTACTATTAATGAGATAGAGAATATGAGAATGATTTGTTAAAAATGTCCAGTTAGTTTGTTTTTTGGTAGACATAATAAATTCTCTCTATAATTTAGGTTTAATACATATATTTTTATTTATGTATTTTCATTCATGTATTATATTTCTTTAAATATATTTGTAAATAGTTATTTTATTTTTTTTATATTTAAATTCTATTAATCTCTAAAAATATATAGCCTAAATATACCTTTCAATGTATTATTTATCCAAAATTGTAGAACAGTGATTTCATATGATTAATTTCTTAGCAAAAAATCAAAATTGGGCAAAAATAACTCCGTGGGCAGGAATAGTTTTTATAACTCTTTTATTTATAAACTTTTCTTTGGCTGATCCTCATTTTTGGGCTTTATTGAATATTCCACTATATTTATTTCATCAGACAGAAGAGCATTATATCCCAGGTGGGTTTAAAGATTTTATGAACCAAAAAGTTATGGGTCTTCCTACAGGGAAAGAAAAGCTTACAGACATTAAGATTTTCTGGATAAATATTTTGATGGTATGGCTAGCATTTGCTATATTTGGAGCGTTAAGTTTTATAAATATAGGTTTTGGTTTGCTAATCATAATATTTAGTATAATGAATTGCCTGACACATATAGCAGAAGGTGTTAAACGCAAAAGTTGGAATCCTGGCTTGGTGATGGCAACACTACAATTTTTGATTTCAATATATGCTGCATATTTTGTTACAGTCCATGGTTTGACTAGTCCTTTGCTATGGTGGGTTGGAACTATAGTTTTTTCTATAGTAGCTCATGTTATACTATTTAAAGCTGTAATGACTAAAGACTAAAAAAACACAAATAAAGCTAAAAAATATTTACAAACACTCAAGAGAATATAATTAAATCATGTCAGAAGATAGATATAAAATTACGAAAAAAGTTACAATAGTTGGAATGTTTATAAATGCATTATTAGCATTTGTAAAGATGTTAATAGGGATAGTTGGTAGATCACCAGCATTATTTGCTGATGGCGTACATTCACTATCAGATCTTATAAGTGATGTGATGGTTTTATTTGCAGCTAAATATGCAAGTATTGGAGAGGATGAAAATCATCCTTATGGACATGAAAGAATTGAAACGATAGCAACATTAGTTATATCTGCACTACTTATAGCTGCAGGTTTTATGATAGTTTATCACTCATTGTCTGTTCTGATTGATGGTGGATACACTACACCAGATAAGTTTACAGTATATGCCGCAATATTTTCTGTATTTGGAAATGAGTTTATTTACCAGTATACAATGCGAGCTGCAAATAAAATTGACTCAGACATGCTCAGAGCAAATGCATGGCATAGCCGTTCAGATATGTGGTCATCTGTTGTTGTATTAGTTGGTCTTGCTGGTGCATTATATGGCTACGCTTGGATGGATGCTTTAGCTGCGTTTATAGTGTGTTATATGATTGTGAAGATGGGTGTGAAATGGGGATATTCAGCCGTTTCTGAACTTATTGATGAGGGTGTTGATGAAGAAACAAACGCTAAAATCCGAGAAATAATAGCTAATACTGAAGGTGTTGAAGATTTTCATTATCTGAGAACTAGAAAAATGGCAGGCAAAATCATGCTTGATGTTCATGTAATAGTAGATAAATATAGTACAGCTTCAGAGGGGCATTATTTTGCAGAAATTGTTAAGAGTAATATTTATCACAACATTGAGAATATTAAAGATATAACAGTACATATTGATGTTACAGACCATGAAGATGGAGTTATTAAGCTAGAGAGTTTTGAACCATCAAGAAAAGAAATTTATGCCGCTATAGCAGAGTTTTTAGAAGAATATGGTTTAGAAGAAAGTCTTATTTTAGGAAAAAATATGTCAATTTATTATTTTGATGATGTCATTAAGGTCGACCTTTTTGTTAAAAGGTCAAATGATCTTAAGAAGTATTCACAAATTATTGATAATTTTGAATTTAAAGGATTTAATATTAGTGTAAATCTTTATTGTCCATTATAAAGGAGTAAAATAGTGAAAATAAGAAAAGCAGTATTTCCAGTAGCAGGTTGGGGTACTAGGTTTTTACCTGCAACTAAGTCGTGTCCTAAAGAAATGCTTACAGTAGTAGATAAGCCTCTTATTCAGTATGCAGTAGAAGAAGCTATTGAGGCAGGATGTAAAGAACTTATATTTGTAACAAGCTCAAATAAAAAGTCACTAGAAGATCATTTCGATAGAAACTTTGAGTTAGAATATTCATTAGAAAAAAAGCAAAAATATGAATTATTAGAGATGGTTAAAAATATTGTTCCTAAAGATATTAGCTTCTTTTTTGTTCGTCAACCTGAAGCCTTAGGTTTGGGGCATGCAGTGCTATGTGCAAAACCATTAGTAGGCATAGAAGATTTTGCAGTTATATTGCCTGATGATCTTATTTATAATCATAATTGTGGTACTGGTGCTTTAAAACAGATGGTCAAAACTGTTGAGGGTACAGATATAAGAGGTTGTATCGCGACTCAACAAGTAGCTAAAAATAAAACAGACTCATATGGTATAGTTGCTAAAAATGATGAAAATATAATTAAAGCAATAGTTGAAAAACCAGCTCCAGAAAAAGCCCCTTCAACTACAGCTGTAGTTGGACGTTATTTATTGCCAAATAAGATTTTTAAGTGTCTTGAATCTACATCAGAAGGTGCTGGTGGAGAGATACAATTAACAGATGCGATTGCTAAGCTTGTTGATCTTGAAGAAAAAATTATAGCACATGATTTTAAAGGCACTCGTTATGATTGTGGTGATAAGCTTGGTTTTTTAATTGCAAACTATGAAATTGCATTACAACATAAAGAATTAGGCGATAAATTTAAAGATTACCTCGAAAATAGGTAGTCTATATTTTAAGTAAATACATTTGCATCAAATCAATAGCCTTATTGCACTAATGCAAATAGGTTAAATCATCTATGAAATCCAAAGAAAAAATATAAGTATCCTTAACATTACTAACTTCAGTTAGCAAAATAAATATGCTACTATGAAATCATGTGCAAATTATTTTGTAGTAACAAACATGTCATATTCAAAATTTCAGGTATCAAAAGAATTTATTGAAAAATCATATATAGATAATGATCTTTATGAGAAGCTTTATAAAGAATCTCTTGAAAATCCGGAGCATTTCTGGACAAAGCAAGCTAATCGTATGCATTGGGATAAGCCATTTACAAAAGCTTGCAATAGCAGCTTTGATAAGGTCGATATAAAGTGGTTTGAAGATGGTGAACTAAATGTTTGTTATAACTGTGTAGATAGACACTTACCTGAAAGAGCTAACCAAGTGGCTTTTATCTGGCAAGCAGATAACCCTAAAAAATCTCGTAAAATAACATACCGTGAGCTATATCATCGTGTTTGTGAAATGGCGAATATTCTTGAAGCAAATGGTGTTAAAAAGGGTGATGTTGTTACTATATATATGCCACTTGTGCCAGAGTCGATTTACGCTATGCTAGCTTGTGCTAGAATTGGTGCAATACATTCAGTTGTATTCGGTGGCTTCTCAGCAGAATCATTAAAGCAAAGAGTTATCAATGCAAAAAGTGACTTTATTATAACAGTAGATGAAGCTGTAAGATCTGGCAAGAGAATTCCAATGAAAGCTGGTGTTGATAAAGTAGTATCCGAAGTTGATGGAATCAGAAAAGTATTAGTTGTACAAAATACCGAGACAGAGAATATTACATGGAATGCTGAAAAAGATATTTGCTATGCAGAAGAATTAAAAAAGGTTTCTAATGAGCATGAGCCAAAGTCTTTTAAAGCTGAAACGCCATTGTTCATGCTTTATACATCAGGCTCAACAGGTGCACCTAAAGGGCTAGTTCATACCAGTGGTGGATACTTAGTTTATGCAAGCATGACTCATAAGCTTGTGTTTGACTATAAAGATCATGATGTGTATTGGTGTACCGCAGATATTGGTTGGATAACAGGACATACTTATGTGGTTTATGGTCCTTTAGCCAATGGTGCTACATCTGTTATATTTGAAGGTGTTCCAACTTATCCAGATGCTTCAAGACTATGGCAAGAGGTAGACCAGCATAATGTTAGCATACTTTATACTGCACCAACACTTGTCAGATCACTATTAAAAGTTGGTGATCAATATCTTGAAAATACAACACGGAAATCACTTAGAGTATTAGGTTCTGTAGGTGAGCCAATAAATCCTGAAGCATGGAATTGGTTCGTCGAGAAAGGTGGTAATAATCAAGCGCCATTAGTTGATACTTGGTGGCAAACAGAAACAGGTGGCCATATGATAGCTCCTTTACCTGGGGCTCATAAATTAAAAGCAGGCTCAGCATCAAAGCCATTTTTTGGTGTTGATGTAGCTTTACTTGATACTGATGGTAACGAGATAGAAGGTATTGGAAAGGGAGCTTTATGTATTAGGCGAGCTACTCCGGGAATGGCCAGAACTATTTATGGTGACCATGATAGATATTTACAGACTTACTTTAGTAGTTTTAAAGGATTTTATTTCTCAGGAGATGCAGCTAGACGTGATGAAGATGGTTATATTTGGATAGAAGGTCGCATGGATGATGTAATTAATGTCTCTGGTCATAGAATGGCAACAGCTGAGATAGAATCTGCATTAAACACTCATCCACAGGTAGCAGAAAGTGCTGTTGTAGGTATGCCTCATGAGATTAAAGGCGAAGCAATATATGTTTACTGTATACTAAAAGATAGTAGTAAGTGTTCAGAAGAGGATTTTGCTGAAATTAGAAAAAGTTTAACTAAATACATACGACAAGAAATAGGTCCAGTAGCATCACCTGAAGTTATACAGTTTACTCCAGAGCTGCCAAAAACTCGTTCAGGTAAAATTATGCGTAGAATTTTAAGAAAAATCGCTGCTTCTGATTATGATAATTTTGGTGATATTTCTACACTATTGAACCCAGATATAGTAGAGTATCTGATACAAAATAAATAACACGTATAAATAACATGAATAAAAATCTAATTAAGGGCTATAGCAAAATAATGCTTGCTCTTACTTTTTGGGCTAGCCTATATCACATAGCTCCTATTCCATTAGGTTATGTGGATCTTTACTTAGTTGGCTTCTTCCGATATCTTTTTGCATCCATTATATTTTTATTAGTGCATTATCATTATACTAAAACTTTTTTCCCTAAACTAAATATAAAGCAATGGTTATATGTTATAGCTGTAGGTTTCTTCGGTGTGTTTTTGTATAACCTTACATTTTTATGGGCTGAAAAACTTATTTCTGGAAATATCGTTGCAATTATATATGCTTTCTCACCTTGTCTGATTACAGTAGCATCTTGTATAGTGTTTAAACTACATATAAATAGTCAGGCTAAAGCAGGGATTTTAGTAGCATTGCTTGGGACTGTAGGTGTTGTGATGTTTTCAGCAGGTGGAGATGTTTCTCAATGTCTTAATGGTATTGAGATAAATTTTGGAGAAGTTCTTAGTATATTAGCCGTTTGTTGTTTTGCATCATATGCTATTCTTGGTAAATGTTGTGTTCGAGAAGGTGTTCAGATGATCACTATAAATACGTATGGAGCTATAGTAGGAATGCTAATGTTTGGTGTGATATGTGGATTTAAGTCTGATTTTTCGCAAATAGCTCATACTGATTTTACATTTTGGGCTAGCATACTTTATATCTCAGTTTTCGCTACTGTTATCGCTTATGTATGGTATTTGGGAGCATTAGAAGAGATAGGTGTTTATAAGACTGCAGTTTTCCAAAATATGTTGCCATTTTTAGTCATTTTAATCGGTTTTATTTTCTGTGGAGAAACAATCTCAATGCTAGCTTTACTTTTTGGTGGGGTGGTTTTTTTAGGTGTATATCTTACAAATGTAGCAGTAAATAAAAAAGACTGATTTTAGTGCATCAAGTAAGCTATAGATCATTATAAAAACTATGTATTGGTCTTTTCTTAGAGTAATTGTTGATGGAATTATTTTACTTTAAGTAGCCTCAAAGCATTCATTATAACTAAAAAAGTAGCTCCCATATCAGCTGCTATTGCCATCCAAAGAGTTGCCAAATTCATAACTGCAAGACCAATAAATAATACTTTTAATCCAACAGCAAAAGAGATGTTCTGTTTTATGATTTTAAGTGTATTTCTAGAGTGATTGATCAACCATGGTAGTTTAGATATATCATCCGACATTAATGCTACATCGGCAGTTTCTATAGCTATATCATTTCCAATAGCGCCCATGGCAATTCCTAAGTTTGAGCTTGCAAATGCTGGTGCATCATTTATACCATCTCCTACCATAGCGACATGTTTATACTTACCAACTAATTCTTGAATTTTTGTGACCTTATCTTCAGGTAATAACTCAGCATAAAAGTTATCTACTCCACTTTGTTTTGCGATATTTTTAGCTGTGCCATAATTATCTCCAGTAAGCATTATTGTTTCATCTACGCCGACGTTTTTTAAATCTAATAATGCATCTGTAATATTTACTTTTAAGGCATCTTGTACACCAATAGCTCCAATTATTTTGGAATCATTTCCAATGAAAATTAAACTATAACCTTGTTCTTCGAGTATTAAAACTTTACTGTGCAACTCTTTATCGTTACACATGTTCTTTTCATGCGAATAAGCATGGCTTCCAAGCCAATAATTCTCATTTTGAAGTTTACCCCA from Francisella adeliensis includes these protein-coding regions:
- a CDS encoding winged helix-turn-helix domain-containing protein; amino-acid sequence: MSTKKQTNWTFLTNHSHILYLINSNPKITIRDMAIKVGITERAVLNILGDLTETAYLKVTKEGRNNCYSINKDKNLRHPIEEHCTIKDFFDAISKS
- a CDS encoding HXXEE domain-containing protein — encoded protein: MINFLAKNQNWAKITPWAGIVFITLLFINFSLADPHFWALLNIPLYLFHQTEEHYIPGGFKDFMNQKVMGLPTGKEKLTDIKIFWINILMVWLAFAIFGALSFINIGFGLLIIIFSIMNCLTHIAEGVKRKSWNPGLVMATLQFLISIYAAYFVTVHGLTSPLLWWVGTIVFSIVAHVILFKAVMTKD
- a CDS encoding cation diffusion facilitator family transporter is translated as MSEDRYKITKKVTIVGMFINALLAFVKMLIGIVGRSPALFADGVHSLSDLISDVMVLFAAKYASIGEDENHPYGHERIETIATLVISALLIAAGFMIVYHSLSVLIDGGYTTPDKFTVYAAIFSVFGNEFIYQYTMRAANKIDSDMLRANAWHSRSDMWSSVVVLVGLAGALYGYAWMDALAAFIVCYMIVKMGVKWGYSAVSELIDEGVDEETNAKIREIIANTEGVEDFHYLRTRKMAGKIMLDVHVIVDKYSTASEGHYFAEIVKSNIYHNIENIKDITVHIDVTDHEDGVIKLESFEPSRKEIYAAIAEFLEEYGLEESLILGKNMSIYYFDDVIKVDLFVKRSNDLKKYSQIIDNFEFKGFNISVNLYCPL
- the galU gene encoding UTP--glucose-1-phosphate uridylyltransferase GalU, which encodes MKIRKAVFPVAGWGTRFLPATKSCPKEMLTVVDKPLIQYAVEEAIEAGCKELIFVTSSNKKSLEDHFDRNFELEYSLEKKQKYELLEMVKNIVPKDISFFFVRQPEALGLGHAVLCAKPLVGIEDFAVILPDDLIYNHNCGTGALKQMVKTVEGTDIRGCIATQQVAKNKTDSYGIVAKNDENIIKAIVEKPAPEKAPSTTAVVGRYLLPNKIFKCLESTSEGAGGEIQLTDAIAKLVDLEEKIIAHDFKGTRYDCGDKLGFLIANYEIALQHKELGDKFKDYLENR
- the acs gene encoding acetate--CoA ligase; the encoded protein is MSYSKFQVSKEFIEKSYIDNDLYEKLYKESLENPEHFWTKQANRMHWDKPFTKACNSSFDKVDIKWFEDGELNVCYNCVDRHLPERANQVAFIWQADNPKKSRKITYRELYHRVCEMANILEANGVKKGDVVTIYMPLVPESIYAMLACARIGAIHSVVFGGFSAESLKQRVINAKSDFIITVDEAVRSGKRIPMKAGVDKVVSEVDGIRKVLVVQNTETENITWNAEKDICYAEELKKVSNEHEPKSFKAETPLFMLYTSGSTGAPKGLVHTSGGYLVYASMTHKLVFDYKDHDVYWCTADIGWITGHTYVVYGPLANGATSVIFEGVPTYPDASRLWQEVDQHNVSILYTAPTLVRSLLKVGDQYLENTTRKSLRVLGSVGEPINPEAWNWFVEKGGNNQAPLVDTWWQTETGGHMIAPLPGAHKLKAGSASKPFFGVDVALLDTDGNEIEGIGKGALCIRRATPGMARTIYGDHDRYLQTYFSSFKGFYFSGDAARRDEDGYIWIEGRMDDVINVSGHRMATAEIESALNTHPQVAESAVVGMPHEIKGEAIYVYCILKDSSKCSEEDFAEIRKSLTKYIRQEIGPVASPEVIQFTPELPKTRSGKIMRRILRKIAASDYDNFGDISTLLNPDIVEYLIQNK
- a CDS encoding DMT family transporter, producing the protein MNKNLIKGYSKIMLALTFWASLYHIAPIPLGYVDLYLVGFFRYLFASIIFLLVHYHYTKTFFPKLNIKQWLYVIAVGFFGVFLYNLTFLWAEKLISGNIVAIIYAFSPCLITVASCIVFKLHINSQAKAGILVALLGTVGVVMFSAGGDVSQCLNGIEINFGEVLSILAVCCFASYAILGKCCVREGVQMITINTYGAIVGMLMFGVICGFKSDFSQIAHTDFTFWASILYISVFATVIAYVWYLGALEEIGVYKTAVFQNMLPFLVILIGFIFCGETISMLALLFGGVVFLGVYLTNVAVNKKD